One Paenibacillus sp. FSL W8-0186 genomic window carries:
- a CDS encoding glycosyltransferase: MIKSKKKKEEVLTIPKVDRRTLSHVPDPENIRGRLDRRGLRGDGPEPELDGNDLDFREKLRLLSLRYIADFDVLLIPEGGKKKAGIQARAVDISSTGILIELGTEAGKFEVGDRYQLRCHIPPGTMPEGFESSVRLGADVVRLFTQEADGQVKQMVALQFAKPLTEYFQKKRWGYSIYTASGMLFIAVAIIMLMRVESVIYFKYNFWLYLYSLIAAIFLLSRYLFGAFYRDVPVNPDYTPGVSIIIPCFNEAEWIHRTILSCINQDYPVDKLEVIVVDDRSTDHSAEVIRRTIEMVHQEAERYATKERLEMVVLPENGGKRVALVKGVEMAKHDLVVFVDSDSFLEPTAIKHLVQPFQDPRMGGVAGRTDVENKYTNSITKLQTVRYYIAFRIMKAAESYFDSVTCLSGPLSCYRKDLVLQHSEAWLNQKFLGQPATFGDDRSMTNFILKTHRTGYQDSAICSTIVPSKMSVFLKQQMRWKRSWLRESLRASGFIWRKEPFMSLFFYVGVIVPIAAPVVVLYNLVYVPLAYQIFPGTFLMGLLLMGLLMSLAHLLFRKSRLWVYGLIFCVFYEAVLLWQMPVAWVTFWKSTWGTRETPQDIEAREKKEARRQKNKKRIGLPF; the protein is encoded by the coding sequence GTGATTAAAAGTAAGAAGAAAAAGGAAGAAGTACTGACAATACCTAAAGTTGACAGGCGTACATTGTCGCATGTGCCCGATCCTGAGAATATTCGGGGACGGCTCGACCGCAGGGGACTGCGGGGCGATGGGCCGGAACCGGAGCTGGACGGCAATGATCTGGATTTCCGGGAGAAGCTGCGGCTGCTCAGCCTTCGTTACATCGCGGATTTTGATGTTCTGCTGATCCCCGAGGGAGGAAAGAAGAAGGCAGGCATTCAGGCCCGGGCCGTCGATATATCGTCAACAGGTATATTGATTGAGCTGGGCACTGAAGCGGGCAAGTTTGAGGTAGGCGACCGGTATCAGCTTCGCTGCCACATCCCGCCGGGAACGATGCCAGAGGGCTTCGAGTCTTCCGTTAGGCTAGGCGCGGACGTCGTCCGCCTGTTTACGCAGGAGGCGGATGGACAGGTTAAACAGATGGTCGCCCTGCAATTTGCAAAGCCGCTGACCGAGTATTTCCAGAAGAAACGCTGGGGATATTCGATTTATACGGCGAGCGGAATGCTGTTCATCGCCGTCGCCATCATTATGCTGATGCGCGTGGAGAGCGTCATTTATTTTAAATACAATTTCTGGCTGTATTTATACAGTTTGATCGCGGCGATCTTTTTGCTGAGCCGGTATTTGTTTGGGGCGTTTTACCGGGATGTGCCGGTCAATCCGGATTATACGCCGGGCGTGAGCATCATTATACCGTGCTTCAATGAAGCCGAGTGGATTCACCGGACGATACTAAGCTGCATCAACCAGGATTATCCGGTCGATAAGCTGGAGGTGATCGTCGTCGATGACCGGTCGACCGATCATTCCGCCGAGGTAATCCGCAGGACGATAGAGATGGTTCACCAGGAAGCGGAGCGCTACGCCACCAAGGAAAGGCTAGAGATGGTCGTATTGCCGGAGAACGGGGGCAAGCGGGTCGCATTGGTGAAGGGCGTGGAAATGGCCAAGCATGATCTCGTCGTCTTCGTGGATTCCGACAGCTTCCTGGAGCCGACGGCCATCAAGCATTTAGTACAGCCGTTCCAGGACCCGCGCATGGGCGGCGTCGCCGGTCGTACGGATGTCGAGAACAAATATACGAATTCGATCACGAAGCTGCAAACCGTGCGTTATTATATCGCGTTTCGCATTATGAAGGCAGCAGAATCGTATTTCGATAGCGTCACCTGCCTGTCCGGCCCGCTGTCCTGTTATCGCAAGGATCTTGTACTGCAGCATTCCGAAGCCTGGCTGAACCAGAAGTTCCTGGGACAGCCGGCGACCTTTGGCGATGACCGGAGCATGACGAATTTTATTTTAAAGACGCATCGTACTGGCTACCAGGATAGTGCGATTTGCTCCACGATCGTGCCGTCGAAGATGAGCGTGTTCCTGAAGCAGCAAATGCGCTGGAAGCGTTCATGGCTGCGCGAGTCGCTGCGGGCCTCGGGGTTTATTTGGCGTAAAGAGCCTTTTATGTCGCTCTTTTTCTACGTTGGGGTTATCGTGCCGATCGCTGCGCCGGTTGTCGTACTGTATAACCTGGTTTATGTCCCGCTAGCTTATCAGATTTTCCCGGGCACGTTTCTGATGGGACTGCTTCTCATGGGACTGCTGATGAGTCTGGCCCATCTATTGTTCCGCAAGAGCAGGCTGTGGGTATACGGACTGATATTCTGCGTATTTTACGAGGCAGTGCTTCTGTGGCAGATGCCGGTGGCTTGGGTGACGTTCTGGAAGTCTACCTGGGGGACAAGGGAGACGCCGCAGGATATTGAAGCTAGAGAGAAGAAGGAAGCGCGAAGGCAAAAAAATAAAAAAAGAATCGGATTGCCGTTCTAA